The sequence AGATCGATGAAGTGAATagctttacttaccttggtCACTGAAGATTCTTAACGAAAGTAAATGCAGTCAAgatataaaaagtagaaaagctgGACATCTTTACTTGCGAgggtaaatgaaaaataatcaaaaaacgTACATCAAGTAAAGATACAAGCAGTAGAATCGCCAAGACCCAAATGTattttcattctaaaaaaaagaagcaagaacAGTAAGTAAGCCCACTAACCAGGATGTGAGACTAAGAAAACATCAGGAATAAACGACGATAAAAGGTTAATGCTGCGCAGCGGAAGATCGATTAAGTAGATATCTTTACTTTCCTGGGtaggtaaaaattttaaaggggGTAAATCCAATAAAGATATAAGAAGTAGAATAAGCCCAGTGTGTTGTTCGAGGTTAACGAAAAGCTTTGAATTATAGTAAGACAATTCTATAAACTAAGATGAGGAGCTTGCGCTGTCTAAGTAATGAGCGATGTGTCCAAAATGaactattattttgtttatgttttaaaCCAGGACACTTCATATCGAaggagctgtcgtagaaacttcgaaaagggctcaatcgattggaaattgaaaggcctagttcttttttttgataGTCGAAAGTGACCACGGCAACCAATCCCCTCCAAAGATCACAATTTCCCCAAATAGATcgaatcaaagttttgaaatagccgttttattcaacgtaggtgaaaggtccagaaattatgtctttaaggatagGAGGCCAGATATCCCCGCCCACACTTCGTATTTTGCCGAAATGagtctgatagaaattttgagatgaccttTTGTTGTCGTAGATGTTCTAAAGCCCTTTTTATGAGTCCGAGTGATCGAAGGGCAGCCACCCCTCCCgtttattgtatattttgtttCCGTGCCATTTGTTGTTGCAaattttctagtgccctttttatgagtcaaagtgatcggagggcagccaTCCCCCTTTCCCTGGTCGTATATTTTCCACAAAATCATCcgatagaaattctgagataggtatttgttcaaaaatattccAGAAATCATATAATATGGCCTTTAGGGTTTACATAGTCCCCCAGAGTGtgagggttgcaagttatgctgCAGGGGCCAATAACACTTTTATGGAAGGGGGTTattgtgtgaactttagaagaagctcatttgattgtaaatgtATAGTTTTATTTCCCTTTCAAGAGTCAAACGTGATGACGAGGAACTAGCCCTCCCTCTCCCTGACATCTTCTTTTCCCGAAACGGGCATTCAactgaaattgtgagatagccattaagTTACGCAttgtccaaaaatcatataacaatgtcatTCGGGTCGGCACAATCCCCCATGGGTTGTGCCatgggcaagggctgtaagttctACCCTGTGGCATATGACGTTTTTATGGAACGGTTTTTCTTATAAGCTTTGGATCGGATAgagctcgtttgattggaagtcagaagttttagtaccccttttaagagtcaaaaatgaatggcgggcaatcagcccccccccccaaaagttTGTCATTCCCATAAACatatctgatcgaaattttaagagatctattttgttcagccttgTTCAAAGGCCCAGtaattatatctttggggatgtaAATCTCCCAACGGCCCTAATCAGGAAAACAGCTGTAAGCTAGGCAATTCGTTTATTGCCACACTTAGTATACGGTTATTAAGAAAGATATGCATGTTTGAATTTTACTTTCCAAGGAGACGAAGGGCATgaaggtgagcctttcagagaattttgcGAGGAGtgataaactaaatcaaaacacattatgtgtatAAGGATTATCAAAAGGGTGTGACACGGGAACAACTGAGAATAATAATAAGGAAAACTCAGAAAATGATATGGAATATTGctaaaaaggcaatatttgcatactACCAATACTATTACAACTACCTCCACTACAAGTATCAAAATACTCTGTTTACAGTATTGATGTGAAATTCAAACTGAATcgaaagacgctatgtgcatgcaaTTTATCAAAAGAGAGTATCTCAAGAATCGATTTGGGTGtaaagttggaactttcagagaatgcttaagcGGAAGATCATCTCACTAAAAGGCAATAAATGCACACTACTGTTATGTTACTGGTGCAATTAGCACCACTACTATTGTAAGGGAAAGAGCAATGACATGGaattttcaagaagtatataaacatactggttatcaaaaggacgtatcagcaatgtcaGAGCAaaggctaattgtattaagttggaacttctaGGACTTGCTGAGAGAGATGTTCTACTGACCAGgaggcaatatgttaatactattaacatcaatactactactctgactactattacaactagaCCTAACGGTATGAAGGTGAgatttcaaggaattttgatgGGGGAAAATCAAATGAGTCATAACACACCCTCTTTATGCAAATTAAAAAGGGTATAGCAACAATTTCCTAGGAACAGTTTAGTGTGTGAAGTTAGAATAGGGCTTGTTATGAGGGATGTAGAACTAACCTAAAGAAAATacttgcatcctaatgctactgcttctactcctactactactactgttactataaTTACTAATTCTATGACTCCTACTACAACTACAGCTTAGGCTTCTACAATTAATTTTACTGCTAGTACTACTATtaaagctaaggatattaaggtgaaaaatttgagatagatAAACTAAATAGAGCTAATGCGAAACTCGCAAGGTCCACACAGTTTGTCGAGCAGACATATCAGAAATTCTTCATGgacggttgatggtattaagctgaaaatttcaGCAATGTGTTGACGAGGATGTTGatgaaaccaaaggtgctatgcacATACTTCTACTAATCCTACAACAACTTTTGCTACTGTGTAAGCTAAGGCTATTGAGGTAAATCTCTTTAGGAATATTTaagcggatgttgaactaagtcAAGACAAAGTATGAGCATattgactttcaaaaaggtgacaaagcaatatctgaagagcAACTTATGTTATTAAGctagacctttaagggtaagttgtagGGGATTTGGAACTAGCCAGAAGGGAGAGCTTAGGAGGAtttcattcaaacgaaaaaacTGTGAgaatgcaggttttcaaaagggcatataagcgaGATCACAGGGCACCGCTCTATAATAACTagaaatatcattaaaaatttGGAAGGACACAATTAGATTCAAAACTAAAGTTTCTGGTGCCCTTCTCACGAATAAAAAGATATTGGAGGACCAGCAgtccttctctcaagcccaataattttcaaacgcatccaatcaaaattttgagacagccattttgttgagcataaTAGAagggtccagcaactatgtctttagggatattgggcTTGCCAACCCCACACAATCATGGAACTTGCCCATTATGCCTTAAAACTAAAGATgactttaaactaaatcaaaacacattttgtttatggttgccaatgagacacctcagcaatatatcgagaacgactgggagtatcaagttgaaaattttggggcttatgctaatactactgttacagtttaaacaaataaaaagagtgtaagtgtatccaggttgtcataGAGTATAGATAGAATCTTTAGGGAACGAttgtaagtttaatttttaggtCAACTTCAGATGTTATTaggctaagttaaaaaaaaaaaaaaaaaaaaaaaaaaaaaaaaaaaactgttttgtgTCAGGATTGAAAACTATTGAAAAGTTCCTGCAACATAGAAATAGGAAGCCAAACTATATATtcttatagaaattaaataaaaaacaagtttttttaaatgaaagtaaggagcaacattaaaccttaaaacgaacagaaattactccgtatatgaaaggggcttttcctcctcaaagcccagctctttacgctaaagtttgactatttcccttaactctactttttgaaacagcaaaaaatttagcgtaaagagcggggcgttgaggaggaaaagtccctttcatatacggagtaatttctgttcattttaagtttcttttaattaagttttgatttgaattcttttgatgtaaatactgtttttaaaatgcaattttttagggtttcggttactaatgagccgggtcgctctttgctacagttcgttaccacgacctgtttgaaaaactgaataaatgaaactcaaaacgaagataaattacaataaatagccgagtcaaactaaaaatgagcaaaaattaacaggTGTACGGTTGATGAGACCAGAAAATagtttgcgctttactgaaaacaaaatactttttaaatgttttcacttttttactttcataaataaaaatgatatttattcctttcataaaaaaggaataaaaatctGTGGGCTGCCACAGATACaagtggtaaaaaaaagggaCTTCGAGACAGTAACGTAATATCTTCAAAAtcctgtggggggggggcaaagttggagccaatttttccagaatcaattgaaaatggcagtaaaaactgaaaaatgagccatttggTACAATAAAGGTGCCATATAGCGCGATGAAGATATTTTATAGCACGACAAAGATACTTTCTAGtaatataaaggtaaatatattcTAAAGAAAACTTATCCTTTTCTTTTGATGCTTGAATCATACAGGCTTTTCTTAGTttcgacaagatttttgaagaatctaaatttcagctggggggggggatggcaAGCTTGGGTCTGGGGGGAACAAACCAAGGTCCGGGAGGGACAGTTGCCCCCCCTGCCCAATAGCAAATAATGCCCCTGCCAAGGAACCTCTTTTTAGTCGAAAAAAGGACCCCTCTGGACACAAAATGGAACCAAAAACTCAGTTTTTACAaagcttttgaaagaaaaaacagtgaCATAACAAAAAATGACACTTGACTAAGAAAAAAGGAACTGATCATTTGTAGACGTCTTTCCATGATCAGAAGCTAAGTGATAATTTAGAAATAGACCATCCAGGAATCACCATTTTATGGGAGGAgcattttcctttcttttttttctgaacgcTTTACTTTCAAAATACAAGAAATCAGATACAAAAACATGACGAAATAGATAAAGGCACGGTAACTAGAACACAAAAGCAtttgtttccattttttcaCAGCCTTCTACTGGAACAGAGATGTGGCTGTTTCCTTAACTAATTGATGCTGATTCTTTGAGTCCCATCTATCATAGCCTACAACAGTTGTATCCCgaccatgttcttctttttattgccTTTTTGAGCCGGTTATGAGCTCCCTTAGGCAACTTGTCTGTGGCCTGTTTTTTGATACCAaacgcttctttttttttctttgagagaTTTTTCAAGAATCTCTATTGTCTGTCTTTTCAAAGAGATTGCATTCATTGCAAAATCTAACAACAAAAGCAAATTAGCACAAaggaaatttggtatttatagAGCAATGTGACTCGGGAGTTGCTCGACTCTGGAGTCACGAATTTTTTCCCTAATTGATGTTAAACTGTGAAAAATCTGtcagtaaataataaaaatatattcacatttttgcataGTTTCCGCTTTTTGGCCAATTTTCTCCTGTAAACCCTCCCCATATGTTTACCACTTCTGCTCCAGCTGTCCTCTTGTCTCGAAATATTCCCGctctttctcagttttttctttcaagggtGTTTCGTGATGTAGGTATAAATAACGGCTCTTTTTAAAGGAATTGATCAGTTTTATTAGGTCTTCAGTGACGATAACATTTTGCGCAAGTCCTCCAAATCTGCCCAACTTATCAATCACAAACAGTTTTGCATTCAAAGTTCGCTCATTCATCGTAGCTCTCTCTTCGCTGAGAATTCGCCCGGAAAGGGAGAAACCCCGCTTAATGTTGGCAGACCCGTGGGaatttgaatttgtcaaagcatTTTTATGACCTCAGATAAGTCTTGGTATTTTCCTCCATAGATCACGCTGTGAACACAGTGAACACAAACTGGAAATGAAACTTCATTGGAATGCAGAAAAGTTAACGCTTTGAACAACTGCTTTCCGCCAACTTCAGCAAGGGTTATTTTCCGGATATATGGACAAGATCTTTGGAAAAGAGATCACTCTTTTATTTGGTCTACCGTTGCTTCTTTCTCTTCAAAGCAAGTCTCCCAGAATTTTGAACTTTCCCATTCTAAGTcgaactgaaacttaaaaccctatacttaaaaaaagaagagaaattagTAGAAGAATTTATAGGCTATTACCAGAAATGTATTCAAtttaaaaagggtgctagaaaGTAGTCTAATAGTTCAAGAGATACAAGTAAGCTCAGAATCGCGCAAGAAATCTGGTTTTAACTCTACCTCCTGTGTATTTTGTACTTCATATcattctcattatttttttttcctttgtgtgCAACAAAGTGACATCCAGAAAAGAGTTTTCTGAAAATATAGAGTCTGCCTCCAAGCCTATTGAACCCAGAGGCAAAGGGTGATCACTCCTTTTTGTGACTAATCTGTCTGCGCTGTCAAGAAGGACACACTGTATCCTATGTAATGACAAGTTTTGTATTTCTTAGACAAGCCAAAACAGGTTCCAAGAATCTTTCAAGCCTTCAGTATACAAAGCTTTAAACCAGGGCGAGAAAAGGGACTTTATGGACATATGTCGATTTAACGGACCAATAGGGACCTTCAATCGATTCTAGAAACTTTGTGGCAGCCCTGCAGTATATGCCAATTAAACTGATAATCCCCAATCATCcgtatcttttttcttttagcaaagcgcaaattatgttttggtcttgagaaggaatgggggttgtcaaattcaaatcactttatttaaaaaaatgcgacagacagagccgattattagtttttgtaGTCATATACACACGCGAATCAGTCGACAAGTCAAAAATTAACagacaaaaaattataatatatagaattaacaacaataatcgaaattaaaaattcgACCCGGCATTAAACAGCTTAACAAACCAGGGTACAAGACTAAGCTCATAACGAGCATGTGACACAGTCACAGGTTGAAGTTTCGGTACAGGCTCTGTAACTGCAACAGACCTGATTGGCCTTACCCGTGCCGGTTGATGTTGGTGCGGGAGGATATTTCGGTGTACAGAGCTGGACAGGATTTTATtaccattaaacagctctctatgacgTCCCAGCGTCCAGCTCATTATTTACTATGAGTTCGGTCTttactataattaaataaaaaatactagttttttaaactgaaagtaaggagcgatattaaaacttaaaacggacaaaaattactccgtatatgaaatgggttatcccctccgaaatccctcgctctttacgctaaaatttttaattgttttaaaaagtagaattgtggcaaagaatcaaactttagcgtaaagatcaagggattgcggaggggacagcccatttcatatacggagtaatttctgtccgttttaagttttaatatcgctccttactttcagtttaaaaaactagtttttttttatttaatttctgaacgtttttgaattaatgcatttttgattttggctctccgcacattaattagtaaaatgaaatttgcatattatttttttttggccaaactgctttctcttagttttgatcagaccattttgagaaataaggggtggggaaggaggcctagttgccctccaatttttcggttacttaaaaaggcaactagaacttgttaatttttaacgaaagtttttattagtaaaaaatatacttaacttaagaattaacttacgtaacaaacttttatgctcttatattttttattatgtatatgagggggtttgtcccctcgttaataccttgccttttacactaaatcttaagtttagtcccaattctttaagaatgacccttgaatcagaaaggccgtggaataaatagttgaaattactaaaaacatttagcataaagagcaaggtatttatctcctcctaaatacctcgctctttatgctaaagtatttttagagcccatcatatgcgtaataatctctgttagttataatgctactctttactttcagttgaaaaactttttcgtgtttatattttcattgtttttttttatagtaatgctagaaaatcccgcgccattttcattgaatttcccttcccccatgacatgttcctccaagagaagatcctcccacatagcctcctcccctcaaccccaccccaaaaaatccccctgaaaacgtctgtacacttcccaataaccattactgtatgtaaacactggacaaagtttgtaacttgcagcccctcccccagggactgtgggggaatgagtcattccaaaggcatagttaatatggttttcgactatgcgaaacaaaatggctatctcaaaatttggatccgctgactttgggataaaaatgagcgtgggagggggcctaggtgccctccaatttttttggtcacttaaaaagggcactagaacttttaatttccgttagaataagccctcttacgagattctaggaccacttggtcgatacgatgacccctggaaaaaaaaataaataaacacgcaccggtgatctgtcttctggcaaaaaatacgaaattccacattcttgtatataggagcttgaaatttttgccgtagggttctcttatacgctgaacatgatggtgtgattttcgttatgattctatgacttttagggggtgtttccccctattttccaaaataaggcaaattttctcaggcttgtaacttttgatggaaaagattaaatttgatgaaacttatatatctagaatcagcatgaaaattcgattcttttgatgtatcttttagcatcaaaattccgttttttagagtttcgtttactattgagccgggtcgctccttactacagttcgttaccacgaactgtttgattattgttCTGAACTGATTTACCAACTTTCCTTTCCAAGACACCATTTGCATTTTATCGaaaatttacttgaaaaaatacCGATGAACACTGTCTGAAGAATCGTGGCAGTCTCTGTACGAACATGGAGGCAAATATAAAGGCAAAACTTACCTTCCATCttcattattttgatttaaatgtttcaaaaataCAAGATGGCGTTTTTGGGATGTTTTGGCAGTTCTGGGTACAAGAAGATGACTAAAACAATACTTTCACAGACAAGAACAAAGTAAAGGAAAAATCCTATCCAAAGCTTACTCAGATAACTAGCCTATTATTTTAGCTATTACCAATTGAGGAGGAGTCAGGGATAGATCCTATTTCTGAACTGGCTGCTGAGTCAATTTAATTTGTTAGCTTTCCTCaaatttttctgtgatttttacAGAAAGCAATTGATAGCAAAAAAAAGCAAGGATACATACACTTGTGGAAACCTGTctagtttatttatttctgatacATTACATAGGCGACATACATTTAATAATCGACTGGCGGTAGAAgtgaatattttctttctaataTATTCAAGGGTAAATTACATGACAACTCTTAGACCAGTCCGAACTATCACCAAATATCAAACACAGACTATTACTTTAACAGTAGTGACAGTCAAAACCACAGTTTCTGCCTATTGATATGTTTCAATAGTAAGCCCTATACTAAGTCAAAAATATAcagaagtttaattttaaaaatttcacttttctaaaaattgaaataaaaaattaaaatgaaaacaccTTCACCTAATCATGCCTAGAATCTAAACATTATTTCTAGAAAGTTAAGATTTAATACAATATAGAAACTCtgactatttatttttacaatctGCATATTCAAAAGGGATCTGTTCCTCAAgccttagtttctttttatacatattttttgtttacagATATGAACACTTTTTTCGCTTAAATAATTGTTTTCGGTAAGTCTTTAGCTATTTCGATAAAAGGGAGTAAGCAATAAAGCTTTATCTTATTCACTACGAGTTTTTCAAATTCTGATAAATCAGAAGATATTCCTCGAGCGTAATTTCTATGTGACAGAACAATAATGGATAGGATTGGAATTTTCCATTCATagaattcaaaaattattttctctcCATATTCTGGTACACGAATTACATTGCTAAACCTTCTCCCCAGTGTGAGTTCTTTGGTGCTGATTAAACTCTTGTTAATactgactttttcttttttgcatagTATGTTAAACTCAAAACTTGATGTTGACTCCTTTTGTGTTTAGATAAATGATAACTTTCTCTGAAGCTTTTTTCACATATTtgacacttgaatggcttttccccaGTGTGAGTTCTTGTATGTCGAGACAAACCAAGTTTACAAGCAAAAGTTTTTAAACATCTGTCACATTCAAAAGGTTTCTCCTCATTATGGATTCTTTGGTGCCTAGATAAAAGGTAATTAGTTGTGAATCGTTTTTCACATACTTGACATGGGAATTGTTCCCCAGTATGCTTTCTTTGATGTTTAGAAAATTCAGAACTAAAAGTGAATCGTTTTTCACATACTTGACACTGAAATAGCTCCCCGGTATGCTTTCTTTGAtgatgtttaaaaaaatcagaactAGTAGTGAATTGTTTTTCACATACTCGACACTCATATGGTTTTTCCCCAGTATGAGTTCTACTGTGTACAGATAAAGCAGATCTACTAGTATAAGCTTTATTACATATATCACATTCAAATGGTTTCTCCCCAGTGTGAGTTCGTCTGTGTATGGATAAAGCAGATTTACAAGTATaagttttcttacaaatatcACACTCAAATGGTTTCTCCCTAGTGTGAGTGCGTCTGTGAACAGTTAAAGCAGAATTGCGTGCAAAAGTTTTCTTACATATATCACATTCGATAGGTTTTCCCATAGCATGAGTTCTTTCTAGTGGCAACACTTTTACCGAAAAACATGAGTCCTGCACACGATTTTCATTTTCTGTTATATTATCTTCAGCAATTTCGCAAAACTCAACCGCCAGTCCatgttcaaaatcaaaatcccTTTCTTGCTCAATATATACATTGGTAGAGCCTTGCAGAAAAGGTTCTCTGGAATCTTCTCTTGCTTGAGGATCTTGGAAAAACAAGTCCATGGTgatatctaaaaaaagaaaaaaaataaatcatacattTTCACAGAAGGGtaggtggagggggggggtcaaattaAAGCCATTTTAAATACTGGAAATTGGACATTGTGTGGGTATTCAAGCATCAAACGTATTTTGGAAACTTCTAGAGTATTTTCGTTATTAATTTGCTTGTAGATTACCTACTCCTTATGCCCAACACCCAGATATTACAGATTCGCCAATACGACAACCTTGGCCAACAGATTGCTAATTGTTTTAACTTGCCATCTTTGCAGCATTCCCTGGATTTTTCTTACCCACATACCGTGAACTTAATACCCTTGACCTTTGCAAGATATAGcaaatacgcctttttgacattctagatatataaagtgtatttttttatgtatattaatATCCATTAGAACTAACCACCAGccgtttttgaaaatattaca comes from Artemia franciscana unplaced genomic scaffold, ASM3288406v1 PGA_scaffold_52, whole genome shotgun sequence and encodes:
- the LOC136041969 gene encoding zinc finger protein 300-like isoform X1 — translated: MCQNLLTNITMDLFFQDPQAREDSREPFLQGSTNVYIEQERDFDFEHGLAVEFCEIAEDNITENENRVQDSCFSVKVLPLERTHAMGKPIECDICKKTFARNSALTVHRRTHTREKPFECDICKKTYTCKSALSIHRRTHTGEKPFECDICNKAYTSRSALSVHSRTHTGEKPYECRVCEKQFTTSSDFFKHHQRKHTGELFQCQVCEKRFTFSSEFSKHQRKHTGEQFPCQVCEKRFTTNYLLSRHQRIHNEEKPFECDRCLKTFACKLGLSRHTRTHTGEKPFKCQICEKSFRESYHLSKHKRSQHQVLSLTYYAKKKKSVLTRV
- the LOC136041969 gene encoding zinc finger protein 39-like isoform X2, whose product is MDLFFQDPQAREDSREPFLQGSTNVYIEQERDFDFEHGLAVEFCEIAEDNITENENRVQDSCFSVKVLPLERTHAMGKPIECDICKKTFARNSALTVHRRTHTREKPFECDICKKTYTCKSALSIHRRTHTGEKPFECDICNKAYTSRSALSVHSRTHTGEKPYECRVCEKQFTTSSDFFKHHQRKHTGELFQCQVCEKRFTFSSEFSKHQRKHTGEQFPCQVCEKRFTTNYLLSRHQRIHNEEKPFECDRCLKTFACKLGLSRHTRTHTGEKPFKCQICEKSFRESYHLSKHKRSQHQVLSLTYYAKKKKSVLTRV